From Streptomyces sp. CMB-StM0423, a single genomic window includes:
- a CDS encoding gamma-glutamyl-gamma-aminobutyrate hydrolase family protein, whose translation MTRPRPLIGISTYLVDEARWGQWHLPAALLPAGYHRLTQRAGGLTALLPPDDPARAAETLRRLDGLIIAGGPDLDPARYGADADARTDPVTPTSRERDEWELALIEAALAAELPLLGVCRGAQLLNVARGGTLCQHMEGHRERPGVFGAHEIKPVPGTRLAALLPEAVTVPAYHHQAVAELGTGVIASAYAADGVVEALELPDAGSFALGVQWHPEMGEDVRVVRGLVEAAG comes from the coding sequence ATGACCCGGCCCCGGCCCCTCATCGGCATCTCCACCTACCTCGTGGACGAGGCCAGGTGGGGCCAGTGGCACCTGCCCGCCGCCCTGCTGCCCGCCGGCTACCACCGCCTCACCCAGCGCGCCGGCGGCCTCACCGCGCTGCTCCCTCCCGACGACCCGGCCCGCGCGGCGGAGACCCTGCGCCGCCTGGACGGCCTGATCATCGCGGGCGGCCCTGACCTGGACCCGGCCCGCTACGGCGCCGACGCGGACGCCCGTACGGACCCCGTCACCCCGACGTCACGCGAGCGGGACGAGTGGGAACTGGCCCTGATCGAGGCGGCCCTGGCGGCGGAGCTGCCACTGCTGGGGGTCTGCCGCGGGGCGCAGTTGCTGAACGTCGCCCGCGGCGGCACGCTGTGCCAGCACATGGAGGGCCACCGCGAGCGCCCGGGCGTCTTCGGCGCCCACGAGATCAAACCGGTTCCGGGCACGCGGCTCGCCGCGCTGCTGCCGGAGGCGGTGACGGTCCCGGCGTACCACCACCAGGCGGTGGCGGAGCTGGGCACCGGGGTGATCGCGTCGGCGTACGCGGCGGACGGCGTGGTGGAGGCGCTGGAGCTGCCGGACGCGGGGAGCTTCGCGCTCGGGGTGCAGTGGCATCCGGAGATGGGCGAGGACGTGCGGGTGGTGCGGGGCCTGGTGGAGGCGGCGGGCTGA
- a CDS encoding FadR/GntR family transcriptional regulator, with translation MRAFSNAAAGDGLRTVLRPVRAGNGFEEALEQILQVLRLGLVPPGERLPAERELAERLRISRVTLRDVLKVLADEGLVESRRGRYGGTFVRERTPARRDAQEELRRRTERTDLEDVLRFREVLETGAAELCAGTEMTPEQRARLRAAVEATQDAPLGDYRRLDTLLHLTLAELAGSPRLAAQYAAVRATVNDLLDCIPLLVRNLEHSQAQHAALVGAVLDGDPDAAREMMREHCAGTAALLRGFLG, from the coding sequence ATGAGGGCGTTCAGCAACGCGGCGGCCGGCGACGGGCTGCGGACCGTACTGCGCCCGGTGCGCGCGGGCAACGGCTTCGAGGAGGCGCTGGAGCAGATACTGCAGGTGCTGCGCCTGGGCCTGGTGCCGCCTGGCGAGCGGCTGCCCGCGGAGCGGGAGTTGGCCGAGCGGCTGCGGATCAGCCGGGTCACGCTGCGGGACGTGCTGAAGGTGCTGGCGGACGAGGGGCTGGTGGAGAGCCGCCGGGGGCGCTACGGAGGCACGTTCGTACGGGAGCGCACCCCCGCGCGCCGGGACGCGCAGGAGGAGTTGCGCCGGCGCACGGAGCGTACGGACCTGGAGGACGTGCTCCGCTTCCGCGAGGTGCTGGAGACGGGCGCCGCCGAGCTGTGCGCCGGCACCGAGATGACGCCCGAGCAGCGGGCGCGGCTGCGCGCCGCCGTGGAGGCCACCCAGGACGCGCCGCTGGGCGACTACCGGCGGCTGGACACCCTGCTGCACCTGACCCTGGCGGAACTCGCGGGCTCGCCGCGGCTCGCCGCGCAGTACGCCGCCGTCCGGGCCACCGTCAACGACCTGTTGGACTGCATCCCGCTGCTGGTGCGGAACCTGGAGCACAGCCAGGCGCAGCACGCCGCGCTCGTCGGCGCGGTGCTCGACGGCGATCCGGACGCCGCCCGCGAGATGATGCGCGAGCACTGCGCCGGCACCGCGGCGCTGCTGCGCGGCTTCCTGGGCTGA
- a CDS encoding helical backbone metal receptor has translation MAGRRVVSLVPSLTEAVAVSAPGALVGATDWCTHPAGLDVVRVRGTKNPDVGRIVALAPDLVVANEEENREPDLAALRAAGLEVLVTEVRTLEQAFAELARVLTACGTAARPEWLAAAEAAWRDVRPESRRRAVVPVWRRPWMVLGRETFAGDLLARLGVANVYAAHAERYPRVPLAELHESGAELVVLPDEPYAFGADDGPEAFPAMAAAPVSGRHLTWYGPSLAEAPGVLGAALRAA, from the coding sequence ATGGCAGGCAGGCGTGTGGTGTCCCTGGTTCCGTCGCTGACCGAGGCGGTCGCCGTCTCGGCGCCCGGCGCCCTCGTCGGCGCCACCGACTGGTGCACCCACCCGGCCGGGCTCGACGTCGTACGGGTACGGGGGACGAAGAACCCGGACGTCGGGCGGATCGTCGCACTGGCGCCCGACCTGGTCGTCGCGAACGAGGAGGAGAACCGGGAGCCGGACCTCGCCGCGCTGCGGGCGGCGGGGCTTGAGGTGCTGGTCACCGAAGTCCGCACGCTGGAGCAGGCGTTCGCGGAGCTGGCGCGGGTGCTGACGGCGTGCGGGACCGCGGCGCGGCCGGAGTGGCTGGCCGCCGCGGAGGCGGCCTGGCGGGACGTACGGCCGGAGTCACGGCGGCGGGCGGTGGTGCCCGTGTGGCGGCGGCCGTGGATGGTGCTGGGCCGGGAGACGTTCGCCGGGGACCTGCTGGCGCGGCTGGGGGTGGCGAACGTGTACGCGGCGCACGCGGAGCGGTATCCGCGGGTGCCGCTCGCGGAGCTGCACGAGAGCGGCGCGGAGCTGGTGGTGCTGCCCGACGAACCGTACGCGTTCGGGGCGGACGACGGCCCGGAGGCGTTCCCGGCGATGGCGGCGGCGCCGGTGAGCGGGCGGCATCTGACGTGGTACGGGCCGTCGCTGGCCGAAGCGCCCGGCGTGCTGGGCGCGGCGCTGCGCGCGGCGTAG
- a CDS encoding 3-oxoacyl-ACP reductase — protein MTDQTPVCRRLPGRTAVVTGAGSGIGLATARRLAAEGAHVVCADVDETAGKAAAEATGGLFVRTDVTVQEDVEALFKAAYDTYGSVDVAFNNAGISPPEDDSILLTGIDAWRRVQEVNLTSVYLCCKAAIPYMQRQRRGSIVNTASFVAVMGAATSQISYTASKGGVLAMSRELGVQFAREGIRVNALCPGPVNTPLLQELFAKDPERAARRLVHIPAGRFAEAEEIAAAVAFLASDDASFVNAAEFLVDGGIAGAYVTPL, from the coding sequence TTGACCGACCAGACCCCCGTCTGCCGCCGGCTGCCCGGCCGCACCGCCGTCGTCACCGGAGCAGGCAGCGGCATCGGCCTGGCCACCGCCCGCCGGCTCGCGGCGGAGGGCGCGCACGTCGTCTGCGCCGACGTCGACGAGACCGCGGGCAAGGCGGCGGCCGAAGCGACCGGCGGGCTGTTCGTACGTACCGACGTCACCGTCCAGGAAGACGTCGAGGCGCTGTTCAAGGCCGCGTACGACACGTACGGCTCGGTCGACGTCGCGTTCAACAACGCCGGCATCTCGCCGCCCGAGGACGACTCCATCCTGCTCACCGGCATCGACGCCTGGCGCCGGGTGCAGGAGGTCAACCTGACCTCCGTGTACCTGTGCTGCAAGGCCGCGATCCCGTACATGCAGCGCCAGCGACGCGGCTCGATCGTCAACACCGCCTCGTTCGTGGCCGTGATGGGCGCCGCCACCTCGCAGATCAGCTATACCGCGTCCAAGGGCGGCGTGCTGGCCATGTCCCGCGAGCTGGGCGTGCAGTTCGCCCGCGAGGGCATCCGCGTCAACGCGCTGTGCCCGGGGCCGGTCAACACCCCGCTGCTCCAGGAGCTGTTCGCCAAGGACCCGGAGCGCGCGGCCCGGCGGCTGGTGCACATCCCGGCGGGCCGCTTCGCGGAGGCGGAGGAGATCGCCGCCGCGGTGGCGTTCCTGGCGAGCGACGACGCGTCGTTCGTCAACGCCGCGGAGTTCCTGGTCGACGGCGGCATCGCGGGCGCGTACGTCACGCCGCTGTAG
- a CDS encoding glutamine synthetase family protein: MTDSARTPALPVPELRRLVEAGELDTVVLAFTDMQGRLQGKRFAAPFFLDEVLAHGTEGCNYLLAVDADMNTVEGYEMSSWERGYGDFAMHPDLATLRRIPWHPGTAMVTADLAWHDGAPVTASPRQVLRRQLDRLAERGWTAYAGTELEFMVFKDTYEQAWNSAYRGLTPANQYNVDYSVLGTGRVEPLLRRIRNEMAAAGMTVESAKGECNLGQHEIAFRYDDALTTCDQHSIYKTGAKEIAAQEGTALTFMAKYDEREGNSCHIHLSVRDADGSPVFAAPDGPDDGDAPYGMSETMRHFVAGQLACLPELTLLYAPNINSYKRFRPGSFAPTAVAWGPDNRTCAIRVVGHGGSLRLENRLPGGDVNPYLAVAGMIAAGLHGVERKLELPEACTGNAYTGDAAHVPATLRDAAELWSDSTLAREAFGEDVVRHYRNMARVEQEAYDTAVTDWERFRSFERM; encoded by the coding sequence GTGACCGACTCCGCACGCACCCCCGCGCTGCCCGTGCCCGAGCTGCGCCGGCTCGTCGAGGCCGGTGAGCTCGACACCGTAGTCCTGGCCTTCACGGACATGCAGGGCAGGCTTCAGGGCAAGCGCTTCGCCGCCCCCTTCTTCCTCGACGAAGTACTGGCACACGGCACCGAGGGCTGCAACTACCTGCTGGCCGTGGACGCCGACATGAACACCGTCGAGGGCTACGAGATGTCGTCCTGGGAGCGCGGCTACGGCGACTTCGCCATGCACCCCGACCTCGCCACCCTGCGCCGCATCCCCTGGCACCCCGGCACCGCCATGGTCACCGCCGACCTCGCCTGGCACGACGGCGCGCCCGTCACCGCCTCGCCGCGGCAGGTGCTGCGACGCCAGCTCGACCGGCTCGCCGAGCGCGGCTGGACCGCGTACGCGGGCACGGAGCTGGAGTTCATGGTCTTCAAGGACACCTACGAGCAGGCGTGGAACAGCGCGTACCGGGGCCTGACCCCCGCCAACCAGTACAACGTCGACTACTCCGTCCTCGGCACCGGCCGCGTCGAGCCCCTGCTGCGCCGCATCCGCAACGAGATGGCCGCCGCCGGCATGACCGTCGAGTCCGCCAAGGGCGAGTGCAACCTCGGCCAGCACGAGATCGCCTTCCGCTACGACGACGCGCTGACCACCTGCGACCAGCACAGCATCTACAAGACCGGCGCGAAGGAGATCGCCGCCCAGGAGGGCACGGCGCTGACCTTCATGGCCAAGTACGACGAGCGCGAGGGCAACTCCTGCCACATCCACCTGTCCGTACGCGACGCCGACGGCTCCCCCGTCTTCGCCGCTCCCGACGGTCCTGACGACGGGGACGCCCCGTACGGCATGTCCGAGACCATGCGGCACTTCGTCGCCGGACAGCTCGCCTGCCTGCCGGAGCTGACCCTCCTCTATGCCCCGAACATCAACTCCTACAAGCGCTTCCGCCCCGGCTCCTTCGCCCCCACCGCCGTCGCCTGGGGCCCCGACAACCGCACCTGCGCCATCCGCGTTGTCGGCCACGGCGGCTCGCTGCGGCTGGAGAACCGGCTGCCGGGCGGCGACGTCAACCCGTACCTCGCGGTCGCCGGGATGATCGCCGCCGGGCTGCACGGCGTCGAGCGGAAGCTCGAACTCCCAGAAGCCTGCACCGGCAACGCATACACCGGTGACGCCGCGCACGTCCCCGCCACCCTCCGGGACGCCGCCGAGCTGTGGAGCGACAGCACGCTGGCCCGGGAGGCGTTCGGCGAGGACGTCGTACGCCACTACCGCAACATGGCGCGGGTCGAGCAGGAGGCGTACGACACCGCCGTCACCGACTGGGAACGCTTCCGGTCCTTCGAGCGCATGTGA
- a CDS encoding aldehyde dehydrogenase family protein: MAASAPAAQAPPATPHEHTVVNPATEEAVATVPAAGPEEVAAAVARAAKAQRDWAALAPGDRARLLRRFAAEVDARIEELARLEVTEAGHPVAAARWEAGNVRDLLDYAAGGVERLTGSQIPVAGGLNVTFAEPLGVVGVIAPWNFPMPIAAWGTAPALAAGNAVVLKPAETTPLTALRLAELALEAGLPEGLFQVVPGAGPVAGAALVDHPDVAKVVFTGSTAVGKRIAARCAEQVKRVTLELGGKSPNIVFADADLERAAAAAPASFLDNTGQDCCARSRILVQRSVYDRFLALLEPAVLAFTAGDPADPGTRMGPLISAAHRERVRGHVPESRPAAIRGTVPEGPGYWYPATVLTDAPPGDPVSREEVFGPVAVVHPFDDEADAVRLANAGPYGLSGSLWTRDTARAVRVSRAVAAGNLSVNSHSSVRYWTPFGGFKQSGLGRELGPDALASFTETKNVFISTEE; this comes from the coding sequence TTGGCAGCATCGGCACCCGCAGCACAGGCACCACCCGCCACGCCGCACGAGCACACCGTCGTCAACCCCGCCACCGAGGAGGCCGTCGCCACCGTCCCGGCCGCGGGCCCCGAAGAAGTCGCCGCCGCCGTCGCCCGCGCCGCGAAGGCCCAGCGGGACTGGGCCGCCCTCGCCCCCGGCGACCGCGCCCGGCTGCTGCGCCGCTTCGCCGCCGAGGTCGACGCCCGGATCGAGGAGCTGGCGCGGCTGGAGGTCACCGAGGCCGGGCACCCGGTGGCCGCCGCCCGCTGGGAGGCGGGCAATGTACGCGACCTCCTCGACTACGCCGCCGGGGGAGTGGAACGCCTCACCGGCAGCCAGATCCCGGTGGCCGGCGGGCTCAACGTCACCTTCGCCGAGCCGCTCGGCGTCGTCGGCGTCATCGCCCCGTGGAACTTCCCCATGCCCATCGCCGCCTGGGGCACCGCCCCCGCGCTCGCCGCCGGCAACGCCGTCGTGCTCAAGCCGGCCGAGACCACCCCGCTGACCGCGCTGCGGCTCGCCGAGCTGGCGCTCGAAGCGGGCCTGCCGGAGGGGCTGTTCCAGGTCGTGCCGGGCGCAGGACCGGTCGCGGGCGCCGCGCTGGTCGACCACCCGGACGTGGCGAAGGTCGTGTTCACCGGCTCCACCGCGGTCGGCAAGCGCATCGCGGCGCGCTGCGCGGAGCAGGTCAAGCGCGTCACCCTCGAACTCGGCGGCAAGAGCCCGAACATCGTCTTCGCCGACGCCGATCTGGAGCGCGCCGCGGCCGCCGCCCCCGCCTCGTTCCTCGACAACACCGGCCAGGACTGCTGCGCCCGCAGCCGCATCCTCGTCCAGCGCAGCGTGTACGACCGCTTCCTCGCCCTGCTGGAGCCCGCCGTCCTCGCCTTCACCGCCGGCGACCCGGCCGACCCCGGTACGCGGATGGGCCCGCTGATCTCCGCCGCCCACCGCGAACGGGTCCGCGGCCACGTCCCCGAGTCCCGCCCCGCGGCCATCCGCGGCACCGTCCCCGAAGGCCCCGGGTACTGGTACCCGGCCACGGTCCTCACCGATGCGCCGCCCGGCGACCCGGTCAGCCGCGAGGAGGTCTTCGGCCCCGTCGCCGTCGTCCACCCCTTCGACGACGAGGCCGACGCCGTACGCCTCGCCAACGCCGGCCCGTACGGGCTCTCGGGCTCGCTGTGGACCCGCGACACCGCCCGCGCCGTCCGCGTCTCGCGCGCCGTCGCCGCCGGGAACCTCTCGGTCAACTCGCACAGCAGCGTGCGCTACTGGACCCCCTTCGGCGGCTTCAAGCAGTCCGGCCTCGGCCGCGAGCTGGGCCCGGACGCGCTCGCGTCGTTCACCGAGACCAAGAACGTCTTCATCAGCACCGAGGAGTGA
- the eat gene encoding ethanolamine permease: MSEGTESRTAPPGPRAAPDGGPGAPAGPGPAGPAAHDAADDAYLQRRALRAGSAGPLLLTGLGVAYVVSGDFSGWNFGLAEGGFGGLAIAALLMGVMYTCLVFALAELAAVLPTAGGGYGFARKALGPWGGFMTGTAILIEYVLAPAAIVIFIGDYVESLELFGLTSGWPVYLACFAIFLGIHLWGVGEALRFSLVVTAVAVAALLIFAIGALTEFSAGSLNDIPVDDGALGANSWLPFGILGIWAAFPFGMWFFLGVEGVPLAAEETKDPSRTLPRAMAWAMGVLLLLAVVTFIAAAGARGSAAVQDAGNPLVEALQPDGEATALSRFVNYAGLAGLVASFFSLIYAGSRQLFALSRAGYLPRVLSLTSRRKAPYLGLLVPGAIGFALAAGSGNGARMLNVAVFGATISYALMALSHIVLRRREPGLHRPYRTPGGAVTSSVAFVLALSALVATFLVDKWAAMIAGCVYAVALGYFAVYSRHRLVAAAPEEEFAALAEAEAELERPTTREK, translated from the coding sequence ATGAGCGAAGGCACCGAGTCCCGCACCGCACCGCCCGGCCCGCGCGCCGCCCCCGACGGCGGTCCCGGCGCCCCCGCCGGCCCCGGCCCGGCCGGCCCCGCCGCGCACGACGCCGCGGACGACGCGTACCTCCAGCGCCGCGCGCTGCGCGCCGGCAGCGCCGGGCCGCTGCTGCTCACCGGCCTGGGCGTGGCGTACGTCGTCTCCGGCGACTTCTCCGGCTGGAACTTCGGCCTGGCGGAGGGCGGTTTCGGCGGCCTGGCCATCGCCGCGCTGCTCATGGGCGTCATGTACACCTGCCTGGTCTTCGCCCTCGCCGAGCTGGCCGCCGTGCTGCCCACGGCCGGCGGCGGCTACGGCTTCGCGCGCAAGGCGCTCGGCCCCTGGGGCGGGTTCATGACCGGCACGGCGATCCTCATCGAGTACGTCCTGGCGCCGGCCGCCATCGTCATCTTCATCGGCGACTACGTCGAGTCGCTGGAGCTGTTCGGGCTCACCTCCGGCTGGCCCGTCTACCTCGCCTGCTTCGCCATCTTCCTCGGCATCCACCTGTGGGGCGTCGGCGAGGCGCTGCGCTTCAGCCTCGTCGTGACCGCCGTCGCGGTCGCCGCGCTGCTGATCTTCGCGATCGGCGCCCTCACGGAGTTCAGCGCCGGCTCGCTGAACGACATCCCGGTCGACGACGGCGCCCTCGGCGCCAACTCCTGGCTGCCGTTCGGGATCCTGGGCATCTGGGCGGCGTTCCCGTTCGGCATGTGGTTCTTCCTGGGCGTCGAGGGCGTGCCGCTGGCCGCGGAGGAGACCAAGGACCCGTCCCGTACGCTGCCGCGCGCGATGGCCTGGGCGATGGGCGTGCTGCTGCTGCTCGCCGTCGTCACCTTCATCGCCGCGGCCGGCGCCCGCGGCTCCGCCGCCGTACAGGACGCGGGCAACCCGCTGGTGGAGGCGCTGCAACCGGACGGCGAGGCGACCGCGCTCAGCCGGTTCGTCAACTACGCGGGCCTCGCCGGGCTCGTCGCGTCGTTCTTCTCCCTGATCTACGCCGGCTCGCGCCAGCTCTTCGCGCTCTCCCGGGCCGGCTACCTCCCCCGTGTCCTCTCCCTCACCTCCCGCCGGAAGGCGCCGTACCTGGGCCTGCTGGTGCCCGGCGCGATCGGCTTCGCGCTGGCGGCCGGGAGCGGGAACGGGGCGCGGATGCTGAACGTCGCGGTGTTCGGCGCCACCATCTCGTACGCGCTGATGGCGCTCTCGCACATCGTGCTGCGCCGCCGCGAACCGGGGCTGCACCGCCCGTACCGCACGCCGGGCGGGGCGGTGACGTCCTCGGTGGCGTTCGTGCTCGCGCTGTCGGCGCTGGTGGCGACGTTCCTGGTGGACAAGTGGGCGGCCATGATCGCGGGCTGCGTCTACGCGGTGGCCCTGGGATATTTCGCCGTCTACAGTCGGCACCGGCTGGTCGCGGCGGCACCCGAGGAGGAGTTCGCGGCGCTGGCGGAGGCGGAAGCGGAACTCGAACGTCCCACGACGAGGGAGAAGTGA
- a CDS encoding LysR family transcriptional regulator: MSEYEAAGDPEPSLARRVPDLAALELLLAVARLGSLGRAAKALGVSQPAASARLRSMERQLGVALVHRSPAGSRLTEAGGVVTEWARRVVEAAEAFDAGAGALRARRDSRLRVAASLTVAEYLLPGWLVALRAARPETAVSLQAGNSVAVASQVRSGAADLGFVEGSGVPSGLDWAVIGHDRLLVVVAPSHPWARRRRGLPPGELAGAALVLREQGSGTRQVLDEALGPYGGLGTPLLELASTTAVKSAAVTGAGPAVLSELAVADEVATRRLVSVEVADLPLTRALRAVWPRGQRPTGPARDLLSLTRRGERAGTGEG, from the coding sequence ATGAGCGAGTACGAGGCCGCGGGCGACCCGGAGCCGTCGCTGGCCCGCCGGGTGCCGGACCTGGCGGCGCTGGAACTGCTGCTCGCCGTCGCGCGGCTGGGCAGCCTCGGGCGGGCGGCGAAGGCCCTCGGCGTGAGCCAGCCGGCGGCCAGCGCGCGCCTCCGGTCCATGGAGCGGCAGCTCGGTGTGGCGCTCGTGCACCGCTCGCCCGCGGGTTCGCGGCTCACGGAGGCCGGGGGCGTGGTGACGGAGTGGGCCCGGCGGGTGGTGGAGGCGGCGGAGGCGTTCGACGCGGGCGCGGGGGCGCTGCGCGCGCGGCGGGACTCGCGGCTGCGGGTGGCGGCGAGCCTCACGGTCGCGGAGTACCTGCTGCCGGGGTGGCTGGTCGCGCTGCGCGCGGCGCGGCCGGAGACGGCGGTGTCGCTGCAGGCGGGAAACTCGGTGGCGGTGGCGTCGCAGGTCCGGTCCGGGGCGGCGGACCTGGGGTTCGTGGAGGGCTCGGGGGTGCCGTCGGGTCTGGACTGGGCGGTGATCGGGCACGACCGGCTGCTGGTGGTCGTGGCGCCGTCGCATCCGTGGGCGCGGCGCCGGCGGGGGCTGCCGCCGGGGGAGCTGGCGGGGGCGGCGCTGGTGCTGCGGGAGCAGGGCTCGGGCACGCGACAGGTGCTGGACGAGGCGCTGGGCCCGTACGGCGGGCTGGGAACGCCGCTGCTGGAGCTGGCGTCGACGACGGCGGTGAAGTCGGCTGCGGTCACGGGTGCGGGTCCTGCGGTGCTGTCGGAACTGGCGGTGGCGGACGAGGTGGCGACCCGCCGCCTGGTGTCGGTCGAGGTGGCGGACCTACCCCTGACCCGAGCCCTCCGCGCGGTCTGGCCTCGCGGCCAGCGCCCGACGGGCCCGGCGCGGGACCTGCTGTCCCTGACGAGAAGGGGTGAGCGTGCGGGTACGGGGGAGGGATGA
- a CDS encoding TDT family transporter, which produces MAATALVRPRPAARARHRFSTRDLGPNWYAGVMGTAIVATAGAAVGLPPAVLVPVWALAAVLLAAVLAARAAHWARHADRAREHLADPAVAPFYGCLSMALLAVGAATTAVGARVTGGDAAFAVHAALWVAGTAVGLVAAVAVPYLMVVRHRVRPGDASPVWLLPVVAPMVSAATGPALAPRLPPGQWRESLVLGCFAMFGMSLLATLLMLPLVFARLVERGPLPLVLTPALFLVLGPLGQSTTAAGALADGSAAVPGAFAALYGVPVLGFALLWLAVAGALVVRAARRGMPFALTWWAFTFPVGTCVTGAASLAEHTGLAAFRGLCVLLYGFLVAAWLTAAVRTAAAVARGDLLAAPAR; this is translated from the coding sequence ATGGCCGCCACCGCCCTCGTACGCCCCCGCCCCGCCGCCCGCGCCCGCCACCGGTTCTCGACCCGCGACCTCGGCCCCAACTGGTACGCCGGCGTCATGGGCACCGCCATCGTCGCCACCGCCGGCGCCGCGGTCGGCCTGCCGCCCGCCGTGCTGGTCCCCGTCTGGGCCCTGGCCGCCGTCCTCCTCGCCGCGGTGCTCGCCGCCCGCGCCGCGCACTGGGCCCGGCACGCCGACCGCGCCCGCGAGCACCTCGCCGATCCCGCGGTCGCGCCGTTCTACGGCTGCCTGTCGATGGCCCTGCTCGCGGTCGGCGCCGCGACGACCGCCGTGGGGGCGCGGGTGACGGGCGGCGACGCCGCGTTCGCCGTGCACGCCGCGCTGTGGGTGGCGGGTACCGCGGTGGGGCTGGTGGCGGCCGTGGCCGTGCCGTATCTGATGGTCGTACGCCACCGGGTGCGCCCCGGCGACGCCTCGCCCGTGTGGCTGCTGCCGGTGGTGGCCCCGATGGTGTCGGCCGCGACGGGCCCGGCGCTGGCGCCGCGGCTGCCCCCGGGGCAGTGGCGGGAGTCGCTGGTGCTGGGCTGCTTCGCGATGTTCGGGATGAGCCTGCTGGCGACGCTGCTGATGCTGCCGCTGGTGTTCGCCCGGCTGGTGGAGCGGGGGCCGCTGCCGCTCGTGCTGACCCCGGCGCTGTTCCTCGTGCTGGGCCCGCTCGGGCAGTCGACGACGGCCGCGGGAGCGCTGGCGGACGGCTCGGCGGCGGTGCCGGGGGCGTTCGCGGCGCTGTACGGGGTGCCGGTGCTGGGCTTCGCGCTGCTGTGGCTGGCGGTGGCGGGGGCGCTGGTCGTACGGGCCGCGCGGCGCGGCATGCCGTTCGCGCTGACGTGGTGGGCGTTCACGTTCCCGGTGGGCACGTGCGTGACGGGCGCGGCGAGCCTGGCGGAGCATACCGGGCTCGCGGCGTTCCGCGGGCTTTGCGTGCTGTTGTACGGGTTCCTGGTCGCGGCCTGGCTGACGGCCGCGGTCCGTACGGCGGCGGCGGTGGCCCGCGGCGACCTCCTCGCGGCCCCGGCCCGCTGA
- a CDS encoding SAM-dependent methyltransferase produces the protein MSAEDQSFIPGVSVEQPTSARVYGWLLGGKDNYAVDREFALKQLKEFPAGLDITRENRLFLYRAVRWLVEEAGIRQFLDMGCGLPTDNNVHQVAQRFTPDARVVYVDNDPIVLAHGRALLAEDASTIVVDGDLRDPATILDDPLVTRLIDFDEPLAVLYLSVMHHVPDEDDPVGVLGAVLDRAQPGSCVCLSQVVTDDPVTSAAMTESVRAKGIPWQTRTPAEVDALVRGLEPVEPGLVDLVDWRPDRFQPPLAPVDPALQPYLGTTKHAKPVYEYGGIVRKPA, from the coding sequence GTGTCAGCAGAGGACCAGTCCTTCATACCCGGCGTCTCCGTCGAGCAGCCCACGTCCGCCCGCGTCTACGGCTGGCTTCTCGGCGGCAAGGACAACTACGCCGTCGACCGGGAGTTCGCGCTCAAGCAGCTCAAGGAGTTCCCCGCCGGGCTCGACATCACCCGTGAGAACCGGCTGTTCCTCTACCGGGCCGTGCGGTGGCTCGTCGAAGAAGCCGGGATCCGGCAGTTCCTCGACATGGGGTGCGGGCTGCCCACGGACAACAACGTCCACCAGGTCGCCCAGCGCTTCACCCCCGACGCCCGCGTCGTCTACGTCGACAACGACCCCATCGTGCTCGCCCACGGCCGCGCGCTCCTCGCCGAGGACGCCTCCACCATCGTCGTCGACGGCGACCTGCGCGACCCCGCCACCATCCTCGACGACCCGCTCGTCACCCGGCTCATCGACTTCGACGAACCGCTCGCCGTGCTCTACCTGTCCGTAATGCACCACGTGCCCGACGAAGACGACCCCGTCGGCGTTCTCGGCGCGGTGCTCGACCGTGCACAGCCGGGCAGTTGCGTGTGTCTGTCGCAGGTGGTCACCGACGACCCCGTCACCAGCGCCGCGATGACCGAGAGCGTACGGGCCAAGGGCATCCCGTGGCAGACGAGGACGCCCGCCGAGGTCGACGCCCTCGTCCGGGGGCTGGAGCCCGTCGAGCCCGGGCTGGTGGATCTCGTCGACTGGCGGCCCGACCGGTTCCAGCCGCCGCTGGCCCCCGTCGACCCGGCCCTCCAGCCGTACCTGGGCACCACGAAGCACGCCAAGCCCGTCTACGAGTACGGCGGCATCGTCCGCAAGCCCGCCTGA